In the Limanda limanda chromosome 1, fLimLim1.1, whole genome shotgun sequence genome, one interval contains:
- the alad gene encoding delta-aminolevulinic acid dehydratase, with amino-acid sequence MQTPAESILHSGYFHPTLRCWQTCAADLRPDNLIYPIFITDSADAVEPINSLPGQARYGVNKLEALLQPLVENGLKCVLVFGVPAKIAKDERGSGADTDDTPAVLAVKKIRSLFPELLVACDVCLCPYTSHGHCGILNDDGTLNNDASCLRLGEVAVAYALAGCHIIAPSDMMDGRVRAIKQALLSNGLGNKVSVLSYSAKFASCYYGPFRDAAQSKPAFGDRRCYQLPPGARGLALRAVERDVREGADMLMVKPGLPYLDIVREVKDKFPNHPLAVYNVSGEYAMMWHGAQAGAFDLRAAVMEAMTSFRRAGADIIITYFAPQLLTWLKQ; translated from the exons ATGCAGACGCCAGCGGAGTCCATCCTCCACAGCGGGTACTTCCACCCGACGCTGCGGTGCTGGCAGACCTGCGCCGCCGATCTGAGACCCGACAATCTCATCTACCCCATCTTCATCAC AGACAGTGCTGACGCGGTGGAGCCCATCAACAGCCTGCCGGGACAGGCCAG ATATGGGGTGAACAAGCTGGAGGCGCTGCTACAGCCGCTGGTGGAGAACGGATTGAAATGTGTGCTGGTGTTCGGTGTTCCGGCAAAAATAGCAAAG GACGAGCGAGGTTCCGGCGCCGACACGGACGACACGCCGGCCGTTCTGGCCGTGAAGAAGATCCGGTCTCTGTTCCCGGAGCTGCTGGTGGCGTGTGACGTCTGCCTGTGTCCCTACACGTCTCATGGACACTGCG gaATCCTGAATGACGACGGCACTCTGAACAACGACGCCAGCTGCCTGCGGTTGGGAGAAGTGGCCGTGGCGTACGCCCTCGCCG GCTGTCACATCATCGCCCCGTCTGATATGATGGATGGAAGAGTCCGAGCTATAAAACAAGCGCTGCTGTCCAATGGTTTGGGAAACAAG GTGTCCGTGCTGAGCTACAGTGCAAAGTTTGCCTCTTGTTACTACGGGCCCTTCAG AGACGCTGCTCAGTCCAAACCTGCGTTCGGGGACAGACGCTGCTACCAGCTGCCGCCCGGAGCCAGAGGACTGGCCCTCCGAGCTGTG gagcgagacgTGAGAGAAGGAGCCGACATGCTGATGGTGAAACCAGGTCTGCCTTATCTGGACATCGTGAGAGAAGTCAAAGACAAG TTCCCCAATCACCCGCTGGCCGTGTACAACGTGTCGGGGGAGTACGCCATGATGTGGCACGGAGCGCAGGCCGGCGCCTTCGACCTGCGGGCCGCCGTGATGGAGGCCATGACCTCCTTCCGCCGGGCAG GTGctgacatcatcatcacctaCTTCGCCCCTCAGCTGCTCACCTGGCTGAAGCAGTGA